A genomic window from Elaeis guineensis isolate ETL-2024a chromosome 3, EG11, whole genome shotgun sequence includes:
- the LOC105041194 gene encoding signal peptidase complex subunit 3A, producing the protein MHSFVYRLNTLVTFAAVILAVLCGAASFLDAFNSPSVRAHAEVIKFNRFRKQLSGNDEVSLTLNISMDLRSLFTWNTKQVFVFLAAEYETSKNSLNQISLWDYIIPDKDHAKFQAQVANKYPLIDQGSNLRGKKVEFVLHWHVMPWTGRMIEGKMAVSNFYLPEAYT; encoded by the exons ATGCATTCGTTCGTGTACCGGTTGAACACCCTGGTCACCTTCGCCGCCGTCATCCTCGCGGTGCTGTGCGGCGCCGCCTCCTTTCTCGACGCCTTCAACTCCCCATCCGTCCGCGCCCATGCCGAG GTCATCAAGTTTAATCGATTTAGAAAACAGTTGAGCGGAAATGATGag GTCAGCTTGACCTTGAACATTTCTATGGACTTGAGATCATTGTTTACATGGAATACAAAGCAG GTTTTTGTCTTTCTGGCTGCTGAGTATGAAACTTCAAAAAATTCCCTGAATCAG ATTTCGCTATGGGATTATATAATCCCTGATAAGGATCATGCAAAGTTCCAGGCACAGGTCGCCAACAAATATCCCCTGATTGATCAG GGAAGCAACCTTCGTGGTAAGAAAGTTGAATTTGTTCTCCACTGGCATGTTATGCCCTGGACAGGTAGAATGATTGAAGGTAAGATGGCAGTGTCCAACTTCTATCTACCTGAGGCTTATACATAG